One Ostrea edulis chromosome 2, xbOstEdul1.1, whole genome shotgun sequence genomic region harbors:
- the LOC125678882 gene encoding neurogenic locus notch homolog protein 1-like isoform X5 — MSVLKNLLPCCLGALLVLICCGFQGMHCETNVDDCVNSRCANGSTCVDQVNSYMCRCPPTLTGQFCEKDVDECRIYPNICKNGATCLNRPVGNYTCICVNGWTGHDCSRNIDDCKDNPCYNGGTCHDKVGSYYCECPHGKTENEIPEDIGDVVLAQNRDMNCQCVSGWKAADCLTDIDECSPGSVSPCEHGGTCVNTPGAFKCDCVVGYTGPRCESNINECLSNPCHNEGTCLDLAGMFRCICMPGYKGTLCEHNIDECESSPCRNGGICEDLINKFKCNCPSGFEGATCSINIDECADNPCQNGATCVDDIDSFTCSCAHGYQGDLCQTNINDCVGVTCYNGGTCQDLLGRYECQCLQGFTGNHCETDIDECESQPCKYGGTCHPIQNGNGYECRCPKGTTGMNCEVNFDDCKDNPCINGATCEDGLNNYVCRCRPGYSGDRCESNVDDCNPNPCHNGGTCRDLVNGFHCDCPYGYNDDRCLSNVDECASNPCLNGGQCYDGVSKYTCTCPTGYEGIRCETKTNECASNPCQHQGVCHDLDGRYRCDCAAGFAGVNCETNIDNCATNPCVHGSCTDLADNYKCHCEMQWTGKNCDTKLDPCASNPCFHLATCSVSADFTDFSCFCPQGLTGRHCKDDYDECLNTQCYFGGTCENSYGSFECKCSKGYTGRFCESNIDDCVSSPCQNGGTCYDRIANYTCLCPPGFSGYHCQNDINECASSPCEHGSVCNDYVNSYTCTCNPGYSGTNCHINDDDCTDSSCLNGGTCHDLVNNFRCECAPGFQGMNCEIRITPCDSNPCLEGGTCVNDKSLTSFHCVCPYGFTGPRCEAFHDWCTEGPCMNGGTCTQSANTYRCSCPAGWTGQICDVQTITCEVAAKSKGVAVSEVCHHGGTCHNVGNTHNCSCRPGYQGSYCETEIDECQSAPCMNGATCVDQIGEYRCICQLGFQGLNCEQNVDDCAHGPCTNGGKCHDLDNNFTCSCLPGTRGLLCELDEKDCFVGACFHGGICIEKINGYECNCRPGYIGPRCEGDINECLSNPCDSVGTHSCIQMVNDYRCECNVGYRGRNCSEKINFCENHPCKNGGQCTSGDTKAICSCPEPYSGELCETEITACSSGPCLNAGICQVMEKNQFQCICPPGVGGDTCNLDILNECNKTYNPCKNGGTCQDRMGKYECLCPRNYVGVHCERYDSSNPGVPQTTSVTIDICVLNGCKVKAQNGLCEEECNRAQCQYDGGDCSLGVPHLYRNCFNPEYCASKYNNSECDHQCNVESCLYDGGDCQVHKDCNPFGNYYCDSLYNNGLCDETCNVKECNWDGSDCKKKATARSPVKGTMIVYVKVSPAEFLRKRALFLRQLGLLLNVLVEIKRDANNSFMVYPWEPAVQERTKRFADAALEGLLQRFRRALAPSTETNGTKVFLTLDASSCIAVNVGQDCITNLDTATQVFAVAVKNGYDTGVKVERIEMKECSDKECGDVVEPTGTTNMTYIYVAVSVAGVLIMIVVVIFVLSRKKTAHGVTWFPEGFFMSSSGPKSTGPPRTAKRRVPDGEEMMNVKGPGCDDLNTQISSPAWDTDDEMCQPKAKHAKMETHSKQLEQVLSPPSTDMDNRQWTPRHLNAANIPNEQMALTPPYDSEHTHVNDVDVRGPGGFTPLMLASFRGNGLDTGCDNESSGSGSGESSNSGDSDDKSVEVIQALLVQGAEINAQTDRTGETSLHLAARYARADAAKVLLDAGADCNAEDITGRTPLHAAIAADAVGVFQILLRNRSTNLNAKAQDGTTPIILAVRMAVEGMVEELIKSDADINMTDEYGKTALHWAAAVNNSKAAHTLLQNGANRDAQDAKDETPLFLAAREGSFETAKILLDHYANRDITDHMDRLPRDIAQERQHRDILRLLDEYRMSPSGMTMSNGMPASPGHIHMMQQKNSKQKRRKNTNTPISPNGLPNGVHPKKPKTKKKSTKQGTSPSCEGSASSMETVSPGNSIESPLRYDQTSSYEMYAQAHSMPQQSVYHIDNVTMSHSMTDDQAILQYEYKNSPGMEHMQPQWTQPHHNPPPTYSTSITPPSQPSMNSPMGHGKMSPVKPTKNSLPTSPTHIQAMHQRARQEQRVVHGSPHNRQNDHYVSYSSSENHLPITTMPNMYTNDSYMHQSQAIDYPQKMYIEKYPTPQSQSSMDSPQVRSGVALPDHYLTPSPDSPGQWSSSSPHSAHSDWSEGISSPDQPIRSNKPVFL; from the exons ATGTCAGTTCTAAAGAATTTATTGCCGTGCTGTTTAGGTGCCTTGCTGGTACTGATTTGCTGTG GTTTCCAGGGTATGCACTGCGAGACCAATGTAGACGATTGTGTGAACAGTCGGTGTGCTAATGGGTCGACTTGTGTGGACCAAGTCAACTCGTACATGTGCAGGTGTCCACCAACCCTAACTG GACAATTTTGTGAGAAGGATGTTGATGAATGTCGCATTTACCCCAATATATGTAAAAACGGAGCTACTTGTTTGAACCGCCCAGTTGGGAATTACACCTGTATCTGTGTCAACGGCTGGACTGGTCATGACTGCAGCAGGAACATTGACGACTGTAAGGACAATCCGTGTTATAACGGCGGGACGTGTCACGATAAAGTCGGATCATACTACTGTGAATGCCCCCACGGAAAGACAG AAAATGAGATACCTGAAGATATTGGTGATGTGGTACTGGCTCAGAATCGTGATATGAATTGTCAGTGTGTCTCTGGTTGGAAGGCTGCTGATTGTTTGACGGACATAGATGAATGTAGTCCAG GTTCTGTATCACCATGTGAACATGGAGGAACCTGTGTGAACACACCCGGGGCATTTAAGTGTGATTGTGTTGTGGGGTACACGGGCCCGAGATGTGAATCCAACATCAACGAATGTCTGTCCAATCCCTGCCACAATGAGGGAACGTGTTTGGACCTGGCTGGAATGTTCCGTTGCATCTGCATGCCAG GATATAAGGGAACCCTGTGTGAACATAATATAGATGAATGTGAAAGCAGCCCATGTAGAAATGGAGGAATCTGTGAAGATCTGATCAATAAATTCAAGTGCAACTGTCCATCAG GTTTTGAGGGAGCAACGTGTAGCATCAACATCGATGAGTGTGCTGACAATCCATGCCAGAATGGGGCAACCTGTGTAGATGATATTGACAGTTTCACTTGTTCCTGTGCACATG GATACCAGGGAGACCTATGTCAAACTAATATCAATGACTGTGTGGGAGTCACATGCTACAATGGGGGCACCTGCCAGGATCTTCTGGGGCGGTACGAGTGCCAATGTCTCCAGGGTTTCACTGGGAACCACTGCGAGACGGACATTGATGAATGCGAATCCCAGCCCTGCAAATATGGGGGAACCTGTCACCCCATTCAGAACGGGAATGGATATGAATGTCGCTGTCCTAAAGGAACGACAG GTATGAACTGCGAAGTAAATTTTGATGATTGCAAAGACAACCCCTGTATCAATGGAGCAACATGTGAGGATGGCTTAAACAACTATGTGTGCCGCTGCAGGCCAGGATACTCAG GGGATCGCTGTGAGAGTAACGTTGATGACTGCAACCCTAATCCTTGTCACAATGGAGGCACTTGTCGTGATCTAGTTAATGGTTTCCACTGCGACTGTCCGTATGGATACAATGATGATAGATGTCTGTCCAACGTGGACGAATGTGCCAGCAATCCTTGCTTGAATGGTGGTCAGTGTTATGATGGGGTCAGCAAATATACCTGTACCTGTCCCACGGGGTACGAGGGTATCCGGTGTGAGACGAAGACCAATGAGTGTGCGTCCAATCCCTGTCAACATCAAGGGGTGTGTCATGACCTAGATGGAAGATACAGATGTGACTGTGCTGCGGGATTTGCAG GTGTGAATTGCGAGACCAATATTGACAACTGTGCTACTAATCCTTGTGTGCATGGTTCATGCACTGATCTTGCTGACAACTACAAATGTCACTGTGAGATGCAGTGGACAGGCAAGAACTGTGACACAAAGCTGGACCCCTGTGCTTCCAACCCCTGTTTTCATCTTGCTACATGCTCTGTCTCTGCAGACTTTACCGATTTCTCTTGCTTCTGTCCCCAGGGCCTGACAG GTCGACATTGTAAGGATGACTATGATGAGTGCCTGAACACGCAGTGTTATTTTGGGGGTACCTGTGAAAACTCATATGGAtcgtttgaatgcaaatgttccAAGGGATACACAGGCCGTTTCTGCGAGTCCAACATTGATGATTGTGTgtcctccccatgtcagaatgGAGGCACCTGTTATGATCGAATTGCCAACTACACTTGCTTGTGTCCACCGGGATTCAGTGGTTACCACTGCCAGAACGATATCAACGAGTGTGCATCTAGTCCTTGTGAGCATGGTTCTGTATGCAATGACTACGTTAATTCGTATACCTGTACCTGTAATCCTGGGTATAGTGGCACTAACTGCCATATCAATGATGACGATTGCACAGACAG cTCCTGTTTGAATGGAGGCACCTGTCATGATCTGGTTAATAACTTTCGTTGTGAGTGTGCCCCGGGATTTCAAGGAATGAACTGTGAGATTAGAATTACCCCCTGTGATTCTAACCCATGTTTGGAGGGAGGTACCTGTGTCAATGACAAGAGCCTGACCTCATTCCACTGTGTGTGTCCGTATGGATTTACTGGACCAAGATGTGAA GCATTCCATGATTGGTGCACAGAAGGCCCGTGTATGAATGGGGGCACCTGCACTCAGTCCGCAAATACATACAGATGCAGCTGTCCCGCAGGATGGACAGGACAGATTTGTGACGTTCAGACCATAACCTGTGAAGTGGCAGCCAAATCCAAAG GAGTAGCAGTATCTGAAGTCTGTCATCATGGAGGCACCTGTCATAATGTTGGCAACACCCACAACTGTTCATGTCGACCAGGCTATCAAGGAAGTTACTGTGAAACAGAAATCGATGAATGTCAGTCTGCGCCGTGTATGAATGGAGCAACATGTGTAGACCAGATTGGAGAATACAGATGTATTTGTCAGTTGGGTTTCCAGGGACTGAACTGTGAGCAGAATGTGGATGACTGTGCTCACGGTCCTTGTACTAATGGTGGGAAATGCCATGATCTAGACAATAACTTCACATGTTCCTGCCTGCCTGGAACAAGAGGCCTGCTATGCGAGCTGGATGAGAAGGACTGTTTTGTAGGGGCTTGTTTTCATGGAGGCATATGCATAGAGAAGATAAATGGATATGAATGTAACTGTAGACCGGGCTACATTGGTCCTCGGTGTGAGGGAGATATTAACGAGTGTCTGTCTAACCCCTGTGATTCTGTCGGTACACATAGTTGTATACAGATGGTCAATGACTACAGATGTGAATGTAATGTGGGATACAGAG GTCGGAACTGCAGTGAAAAAATCAACTTCTGCGAAAATCATCCATGTAAAAATGGAGGGCAATGTACCAGTGGAGATACCAAAGCCATCTGTTCCTGTCCTGAGCCTTACAGTGGCGAGCTGTGTGAGACCGAGATAACTGCCTGCAGCAGTGGACCGTGTCTGAATGCTGGAATCTGTCAGGTGATGGAAAAGAACCAGTTTCAGTGTATCTGTCCACCTGGGGTAGGAGGGGACACCTGTAACCTGGATATTCTCAATGAGTGCAACAAGACATACAACCCGTGTAAAAATGGGGGCACCTGTCAAGACAGAATGG gAAAATACGAATGCTTGTGCCCTAGAAATTATGTGGGCGTTCATTGCGAGAGATACGACTCATCCAACCCGGGAGTTCCCCAGACCACCTCAGTCACAATCGATATTTGTGTGTTGAACGGCTGCAAAGTTAAGGCTCAGAATGGACTCTGTGAG GAGGAGTGTAACCGGGCTCAATGTCAATACGACGGGGGGGACTGTTCACTGGGAGTCCCACATCTCTACAGGAACTGCTTCAACCCTGAGTACTGCGCCAGCAAATACAATAACAGCGAGTGTGACCACCAGTGTAACGTCGAGAGTTGTCTGTACGACGGAGGGGACTGTCAAGTACATAAGGATTGCAATCCATTTGGCAATTACTACTGTGACAGTTTATACAACAATGGGCTGTGTGATGAGACCTGTAACGTCAAGGAATGTAACTGGGATGGTAGTGATTGTAAGAAAAAAGCAACTGCTCGATCTCCTGTTAAGGGTACCATGATTGTGTATGTCAAGGTCTCTCCGGCAGAGTTTCTGAGAAAAAGGGCGTTATTCCTGCGACAGCTTGGCTTGTTATTGAATGTACTAGTTGAAATCAAGAGGGATGCTAACAATAGTTTTATGGTGTACCCCTGGGAACCAGCAGTACAGGAACGGACCAAAAGATTTGCAGATGCTGCATTAGAGGGACTGCTTCAGAGGTTTAGGAGAGCATTGGCACCATCTACTGAAACCAACGG TACCAAGGTCTTCCTAACTCTGGATGCCAGTAGTTGTATTGCAGTTAATGTAGGCCAGGACTGTATCACAAATTTGGACACTGCTACCCAGGTGTTTGCAGTGGCAGTGAAAAATGGATATGACACTGGTGTTAAAGTGGAAAGAATTGAAA TGAAAGAATGCAGTGATAAGGAGTGTGGTGATGTGGTGGAACCAACAGGAACCACCAACATGACCTACATTTATGTAGCGGTGTCTGTGGCTGGTGTTCTTATCATGATCGTTGTGGTAATCTTTGTGCTGTCCCGCAAAAAAACGGCTCATGGAGTGACATGGTTCCCTGAGGGATTTTTCATGAGTTCCTCTGGACCAAAGTCAACAGGGCCTCCACGCACCGCTAAGAGAAGGGTACCTGATGGAGAGGAAATGAT GAATGTTAAAGGTCCGGGATGTGACGACCTGAATACCCAGATCTCCTCACCTGCTTGGGATACGGATGATGAAATGTGTCAACCCAAAGCAAAACATGCTAAG ATGGAGACTCACAGCAAACAGTTAGAACAGGTGCTTTCTCCCCCATCAACAGACATGGACAACAGACAATGGACCCCCAGGCATCTGAATGCTGCCAATATTCCTAACGAACAAATGGCTCTAACTCCTCCCTATGACAGTGAGCACACCCACGTGAATGATGTGGATGTTAGAGGGCCAGGCGGGTTCACTCCCTTGATGCTGGCCTCATTCCGTGGGAATGGTCTGGATACAGGATGTGACAATGAGTCGAGTGGATCAGGATCTGGTGAAAGCAGTAACAGTGGTGACTCTGATGACAAGTCTGTAGAAGTCATTCAGGCTCTGCTGGTACAAGGGGCCGAGATCAatgcacagacagacaggacaG GTGAGACCTCCCTTCACCTGGCTGCTAGGTATGCCAGGGCGGATGCTGCCAAGGTTTTGTTAGATGCCGGGGCAGACTGTAACGCAGAGGACATCACCGGGCGGACTCCATTACACGCCGCCATTGCCGCTGATGCCGTGGGCGTCTTCCAA ATTCTTTTGCGCAATCGATCTACAAACTTGAATGCAAAAGCCCAGGATGGGACGACCCCAATAATCTTGGCTGTGAGAATGGCTGTAGAGGGAATGGTAGAGGAGTTGATCAAGTCAGATGCTGACATCAACATGACAGATGAATATG GTAAAACGGCCCTCCACTGGGCTGCAGCAGTGAATAATTCGAAGGCAGCTCATACTCTGCTACAGAATGGCGCTAACAGGGATGCCCAAGACGCAAAG GATGAAACGCCTTTGTTCTTAGCAGCGAGAGAGGGCAGTTTTGAAACAGCCAAAATATTATTAGATCATTATGCCAATCGTGACATCACAGATCACATGGATCGATTGCCAAGAGACATTGCTCAGGAGAGACAGCACCGTGATATTTTGAGACTGCTGGATGAATACAGGATGAGTCCTAGCGGTATGACCATGTCAAATGGCATGCCAGCATCACCAGGACACATCCACATGATGCAACAGAaaaactccaaacaaaaacggAGGAAGAATACAAATACTCCTATCTCTCCTAATGGACTACCTAATGGTGTGCATCCCAAAAAGCCGAAAACGAAGAAAAAATCAACCAAACAGGGGACTTCACCAAGCTGTGAGGGATCAGCTTCTTCAATGGAGACTGTGTCACCGGGGAACTCTATTGAGTCCCCTCTGAGATATGATCAGACTAGTTCTTACGAAATGTATGCTCAGGCACATAGCATGCCTCAGCAATCTGTGTATCATATAGATAATGTGACAATGTCTCACAGCATGACAGATGACCAGGCCATACTTCAatatgaatacaaaaacagCCCGGGCATGGAACACATGCAGCCACAGTGGACTCAGCCCCACCACAACCCCCCACCCACCTACTCCACTTCTATCACCCCACCATCACAACCCTCCATGAACAGTCCCATGGGACACGGTAAAATGTCTCCAGTTAAACCCACCAAAAACTCACTGCCCACCTCCCCCACCCACATCCAGGCGATGCACCAAAGGGCCCGCCAGGAGCAGCGAGTGGTCCATGGAAGCCCGCACAACCGGCAGAATGATCATTATGTGTCGTACAGCAGCTCGGAGAATCATCTCCCCATCACCACCATGCCAAACATGTACACAAATGACTCATACATGCATCAATCACAAGCCATTGACTACCCACAGAAAATGTACATTGAAAAATACCCCACCCCTCAATCTCAGAGCAGTATGGACTCTCCCCAGGTCAGATCAGGAGTGGCACTCCCTGACCATTACTTGACCCCATCTCCCGATTCTCCTGGACAGTGGTCCAGTTCCTCCCCACACTCCGCTCATTCTGATTGGTCAGAGGGTATATCGAGCCCTGACCAACCCATTCGCAGCAATAAACCTGTGTTTCTCTAG